Proteins found in one Neofelis nebulosa isolate mNeoNeb1 chromosome 3, mNeoNeb1.pri, whole genome shotgun sequence genomic segment:
- the NDUFC1 gene encoding NADH dehydrogenase [ubiquinone] 1 subunit C1, mitochondrial, which translates to MAPPALLRPFSKLLAPARIPNGSSARSKFYVREPAHDGPDWLKVGLTLGTSVFLWIYLIKQHNEDVLEYKRRNGLE; encoded by the exons ATGGCGCCGCCCGCGTTGTTGCGCCCGTTTTCCAAGCTGCTGGCTCCGGCCAGGATCCCAAATGGCT CTTCAGCGCGATCAAAATTCTACGTGCGGGAGCCGGCACATGACGGACCTGACTGGCTGAAAGTTGGACTGACCTTGGGCACCTCCGTCTTCTTGTGGATCTAT CTCATCAAACAACATAATGAAGATGTTTTAgagtataaaagaagaaatgggttGGAATAA